A portion of the Candidatus Kapaibacterium sp. genome contains these proteins:
- a CDS encoding HNH endonuclease: MKPKKREIVWLKYDGRCAYCGDEIDYENMQIDHINPLARGGKNEMDNYNPSCRSCNFYKADFALWAFREQLMTIIQRLEKLFIVRMAIKFNIIKLAPFDGKFYFEKLVSKNNLYNNINPKKEHNEITCN, encoded by the coding sequence ATGAAACCTAAAAAGAGAGAAATTGTTTGGTTAAAATATGACGGCAGATGTGCTTACTGTGGCGATGAAATTGACTACGAAAATATGCAAATTGACCACATAAATCCACTTGCGAGAGGCGGAAAGAACGAAATGGATAATTACAATCCTTCCTGTCGCTCATGCAATTTCTACAAAGCCGATTTTGCTTTGTGGGCTTTCCGGGAACAGTTAATGACTATCATCCAAAGGCTTGAGAAACTGTTCATTGTCCGAATGGCAATCAAATTCAATATCATCAAACTTGCACCTTTCGACGGCAAGTTTTACTTTGAAAAATTAGTATCTAAAAATAATTTATACAACAATATCAACCCAAAAAAGGAACATAATGAAATTACCTGCAATTAA